A single genomic interval of Brevundimonas diminuta harbors:
- the kdpA gene encoding potassium-transporting ATPase subunit KdpA has translation MNMQGWGEIALTLGLAVMLGWPIGVYMSRVWNGERTWLDPVLKPVEAVFYSAAGVDPKRSQGWLGYAGALLAFNLAGFFLLYAILRLQGVLPLNPQGFAGVSPHLAFNTAVSFVTNTNWQSYGGEATLSTFTQMVGLTVQNFVSAATGATIAAALARAFVANRGEGVGNFWADLTRTTLYVLLPAALILAVALSGLGIVQSLAAHVTATGVEGGSQTLPLFPAASQVAIKQLGINGGGVFNVNGAHPFENPNAITNLLTAVAINVMGWAAFFAFGRTAMAGRDVRALAAAAVILLSAASAAMYVIETQPAPALVAAQVDASVNMEGKEVRFGAPASTVWSVVTTGASNGSVNSMHASYMPLGGGLQMFLMQLGEILPGGIGSGIAIMVVMALLSVFVAGLMVGRTPEYLGKKIEAREIQFAMIAVLILPLAILGFTAVSAVFPTALAGLLNKGPHGLSEILYAYTSAAANNGSAFAGLTANAPWWNTTLGLGMLFGRFIPAVAVLAIAGSLVAKPKLAPSPGTLPTDNGLFIGLLIGVILILGGLQFLPALALGPIVEHFQMLAAVAGA, from the coding sequence GGATGGGGCGAGATCGCCCTGACCCTTGGGCTGGCCGTAATGCTCGGCTGGCCCATCGGCGTTTATATGTCGCGCGTCTGGAATGGCGAGCGGACCTGGCTGGATCCGGTGCTGAAGCCGGTAGAGGCCGTCTTCTACAGCGCCGCCGGCGTCGATCCGAAACGCAGCCAGGGCTGGCTGGGATACGCCGGCGCCCTTTTGGCCTTCAACCTGGCGGGCTTTTTCCTGCTGTATGCGATCCTGCGTCTGCAGGGCGTGCTGCCGCTGAACCCGCAAGGGTTCGCGGGCGTGTCGCCGCATCTGGCCTTCAACACCGCCGTCAGCTTCGTGACCAACACTAACTGGCAGAGCTATGGCGGGGAGGCGACCCTGTCGACCTTCACCCAGATGGTCGGCCTGACGGTGCAGAACTTCGTCTCGGCGGCAACTGGCGCGACGATCGCGGCGGCCTTGGCGCGCGCCTTCGTGGCCAATCGCGGCGAGGGCGTCGGCAACTTCTGGGCCGATCTGACACGCACGACCCTGTACGTCCTGCTGCCCGCCGCCCTGATCCTGGCCGTGGCCCTGTCGGGTCTGGGCATCGTCCAGAGCCTGGCGGCCCATGTGACGGCGACCGGCGTCGAGGGCGGGTCTCAGACCTTGCCGCTGTTCCCGGCGGCCAGCCAGGTGGCGATCAAACAGCTGGGCATCAACGGCGGCGGCGTCTTCAACGTCAACGGCGCCCATCCTTTCGAAAACCCGAACGCCATCACCAATCTGCTGACCGCGGTGGCGATCAACGTCATGGGCTGGGCGGCCTTCTTCGCCTTCGGCCGCACGGCCATGGCGGGACGCGACGTCCGCGCCCTGGCGGCGGCCGCCGTGATCCTGCTGAGCGCCGCCAGCGCGGCCATGTATGTGATCGAGACCCAGCCGGCTCCGGCCCTGGTCGCGGCCCAGGTGGACGCCTCGGTCAATATGGAAGGCAAGGAGGTCCGTTTCGGCGCGCCGGCCTCGACCGTCTGGTCCGTGGTCACGACCGGCGCCTCGAACGGCTCGGTCAACTCCATGCACGCTAGTTATATGCCCCTGGGCGGCGGCTTGCAGATGTTCCTGATGCAGTTGGGCGAGATCCTGCCCGGCGGGATCGGATCGGGCATCGCCATCATGGTCGTCATGGCCCTGCTGTCGGTCTTCGTCGCCGGCCTGATGGTCGGGCGCACCCCCGAGTATCTGGGCAAGAAGATCGAGGCGCGCGAGATCCAGTTCGCCATGATCGCGGTGCTGATCCTGCCGCTGGCCATTCTGGGTTTCACCGCCGTGTCGGCCGTCTTCCCGACGGCGCTGGCGGGCCTGCTGAACAAGGGGCCGCACGGCCTGTCGGAGATCCTGTACGCCTATACCTCGGCGGCGGCGAACAACGGCTCGGCCTTTGCGGGCCTGACCGCCAACGCTCCGTGGTGGAACACGACCCTGGGTCTGGGGATGCTGTTCGGGCGGTTCATTCCGGCCGTCGCCGTCCTGGCCATCGCCGGCAGTCTGGTGGCCAAGCCCAAGCTGGCGCCCAGCCCCGGCACCCTGCCGACCGACAACGGCCTGTTCATCGGCCTGCTGATCGGCGTGATCCTCATCCTCGGCGGCCTGCAGTTCCTGCCCGCCCTCGCCCTGGGACCGATCGTCGAGCATTTCCAGATGCTGGCGGCGGTCGCCGGCGCCTGA